Proteins found in one Deltaproteobacteria bacterium genomic segment:
- a CDS encoding radical SAM protein: MARLQALGIAYIGITGGEPLLRKDVGEIIRSVDDRSIVILSTNGKALSRKRALALKQAGLFSLAVSLDSADPDTHNRSRGDRDAFESALEAIRISAQAGLYTMVHAVVLKKELSREHLFKLFKLVKREGAHEVRIHEPVPCGGVLHAGNGDGVFYSEQDHRRLFRIQFAANRKLTRFPKVSSLPYTEHPTKFGCCAGVLHSYITSSGDFCPCDFVPVSFGNVLKENVTDLYDRMNHAMGVPRKGCWGIRIAPSLRGKELPLDPSETLGLCRSEATREYPRFFKDLQTSRNGEHKLPHVKEERQELEYMVCPECSSSLSTTPGNRSE, encoded by the coding sequence ATGGCGCGCCTCCAGGCTCTCGGAATCGCCTATATCGGAATCACGGGCGGCGAACCGCTGCTGAGGAAGGATGTGGGAGAGATCATTCGGTCCGTGGACGATCGAAGCATCGTCATACTCTCCACCAACGGAAAAGCGCTGTCTCGCAAGCGGGCCCTCGCCCTGAAACAAGCGGGGCTGTTCAGCCTGGCGGTGAGTTTGGACAGCGCCGATCCGGACACGCACAACCGGTCGAGGGGTGACCGGGATGCCTTCGAGTCGGCCTTGGAAGCCATCCGAATCTCGGCCCAAGCCGGATTGTACACCATGGTGCACGCGGTCGTGCTAAAGAAGGAACTGTCGAGAGAGCACCTGTTCAAACTGTTCAAACTGGTGAAACGGGAAGGCGCCCACGAGGTTCGAATTCACGAGCCCGTTCCATGCGGGGGGGTGCTGCATGCCGGAAACGGAGACGGCGTTTTTTACTCGGAGCAGGATCACCGGCGACTTTTCCGGATTCAGTTTGCGGCCAATCGCAAGTTGACACGGTTTCCAAAGGTCAGTTCCCTCCCGTATACCGAACATCCAACCAAATTCGGTTGCTGCGCCGGCGTGCTCCACTCCTACATCACATCGTCCGGTGACTTCTGTCCCTGCGACTTTGTACCCGTTTCGTTTGGGAACGTGTTGAAAGAAAATGTAACCGATTTGTACGATCGTATGAACCATGCGATGGGAGTTCCGAGGAAAGGCTGCTGGGGCATACGCATTGCGCCGAGCCTCCGGGGGAAAGAGCTCCCACTGGATCCAAGCGAGACATTGGGTCTATGCCGTTCGGAGGCGACTCGAGAGTACCCCCGGTTCTTCAAGGACCTGCAGACCTCACGCAACGGCGAGCACAAACTCCCTCATGTGAAAGAAG